The genomic interval TTTATATATTTGCATAGAGTCAACAGATATTATTTCACCATTTAGCTTCTTTGCTAGATCTACTGAAAGGTCACTTTTCCCTACGGCTGTTGGCCCAGCAATAATAAGTAAATTATTATTCATTTAAACTGTCTCTCTCCTTAAGTTATTCTTTTAAACTTCTTATCTAATTCATAACTGGTAAATTTAATTATAGTTGGACGTCCATGTGGACAGTGGAAAGGATCATTTATGTATCTTAAATCCTCTATTAAGTTTTCCATTTCTAATATGCTTAAAACATCATTAGCCTTAACTGCCGCCCTACAGGACATAGATGCTATTTTATTATATTTAACCTCTACAGTTTCTCCAGTACCCATTTTCTTCAAGTTATTTATCATAGATGTTATTAGCTCTGTTGGATTTAATTTATCTAAAAAGTATGGTACCTCTTCAATTCTTATAGAATTATCACCAAAATCGCTTATTTTAAATCCTGCCTTTTCAAAAATCTCTTTATTTTCATCATAATAAAGATAATCCTCTGTAGGTAAGGTTACTACTAGTGGAATCATTAGAGGCTGAATTTCAACCCTCTTTTTAGCTATATCTGAAGAATACTTCTCAAATAAAATCTTCTCATGAGCTGCATGTTGGTCTATTAAATATAAAGTAGAATCATACTCAGCTAATATATAGGTTTTATTAAATTGACCAATAACTCTTAGCTTAGGGAATTTTGCTTCTCTATAAATTATTTCCTCTATGGAATTTCCATATTCATTCTTATTACATTTATAGTCACTTCTTTCAAGTGATTCAGAAGTACTTTCACTTACTTTATCTTTAAGTTCATTTTTTATAAGTATAGGATCATATGAAATCTCTCTTTTAGCTGAACCTTCTTTAAAATTATTATTTTCTAAAGAGTTATTAATACTAAAAGATTCCTCCTGATTTTCTTTTGATAAGAAATCTACTGGAATATTAACCTCTGTTTTAGCTTCATAATCCTTAGAGGGATTATAAGAATAAATCTCTTCCTTCTTTCTATCCTCACTTACCTTATAATTTATATTTTCTTTTAACTTTTCTAAGGTACTTATTTCCTCATCTAAGCTTTCCTGAATAACTTCTTCTTTTAAAGCTTCAAATTTTTTCTCCTCTTCTTCTGGAAGAGTAAAGGTATCTTTTACATATTCCCTCATAGCTGAATGAACAGCATCAAAGACTACCTTGAATATAAAACGTTCATCTTTAAATTTAATTTCAGATTTTGTTGGATGTATGTTAACATCTATAAGCTCTGGATAAGTATCTATAAATAATACGAAGAATGGAAACTTACCTGTAACATTAAAGGATCTAAAGGCATTTTCCACAGCTACAGTTAAGCTTCTATTTTTTACATATCTCTTATTTACAAAAAGACTTTGATTATTTCTAGAGGCTCTTGCTAAGGTATCATTTCCTATAAATCCATAAACAGAAGCTGTGTCCTTATGCTCTTCAAAATATATTAAATTTTCAGCAGTGGACTTACCATAA from Clostridium perfringens carries:
- the mutL gene encoding DNA mismatch repair endonuclease MutL, yielding MNRINILNADTANKIAAGEVVERPSSVVKELVENSLDAGAKNITIEIQNGGESLIKIIDDGSGVHPEDVEKAFNPHATSKIKDTYDIFSINTLGFRGEALPSIASIARVDFKSKVSDFDMGKELVISGGEKESLTDCSMNRGTQIEVRDLFFNVPARKKFLKTTARESALINDLVNRISLANPDVSFKLFNNNKKILNTYGNGKLIDVIRTIYGKSTAENLIYFEEHKDTASVYGFIGNDTLARASRNNQSLFVNKRYVKNRSLTVAVENAFRSFNVTGKFPFFVLFIDTYPELIDVNIHPTKSEIKFKDERFIFKVVFDAVHSAMREYVKDTFTLPEEEEKKFEALKEEVIQESLDEEISTLEKLKENINYKVSEDRKKEEIYSYNPSKDYEAKTEVNIPVDFLSKENQEESFSINNSLENNNFKEGSAKREISYDPILIKNELKDKVSESTSESLERSDYKCNKNEYGNSIEEIIYREAKFPKLRVIGQFNKTYILAEYDSTLYLIDQHAAHEKILFEKYSSDIAKKRVEIQPLMIPLVVTLPTEDYLYYDENKEIFEKAGFKISDFGDNSIRIEEVPYFLDKLNPTELITSMINNLKKMGTGETVEVKYNKIASMSCRAAVKANDVLSILEMENLIEDLRYINDPFHCPHGRPTIIKFTSYELDKKFKRIT